Proteins encoded by one window of Mustela erminea isolate mMusErm1 chromosome 5, mMusErm1.Pri, whole genome shotgun sequence:
- the PNMA1 gene encoding paraneoplastic antigen Ma1 has product MAMTLLEDWCRGMDVNSQRALLVWGIPVNCDEAEIEETLQAAMPQVPYRVLGRMFWREENAKAALLELTGAVDYAAIPREMPGKGGVWKVVFKPPTSDAEFLERLHLFLAREGWTVQDVARVLGFQNPAPAPGPDMPAEMLNYILDNVIQPLVESIWYKKLTLFSGRDIPGPGEETFDPWLEHTHEVLEEWQVSDLEKRRRLMESLRGPAADVIRILKTNNPSITTAECLKALEQVFGSVESSRDAQVRFLNTYQNPGEKLSAYVIRLEPLLQKVVEKGAIDKDNVNQARLEQVIAGANHSGAIRRQLWLTGAGEGPAPNLFQLLVQIREEEAKEEEEEAEVALLQLGLEGHF; this is encoded by the coding sequence ATGGCGATGACACTGTTGGAAGACTGGTGCAGGGGGATGGATGTGAACTCCCAGAGAGCCCTGCTGGTCTGGGGGATCCCAGTGAACTGTGATGAGGCTGAAATCGAAGAGACCCTCCAGGCTGCGATGCCTCAGGTGCCCTATCGAGTGCTTGGGAGAATGTTTTGGAGGGAAGAGAATGCGAAAGCAGCCTTGTTAGAGCTCACTGGCGCTGTCGATTACGCCGCGATCCCCAGGGAGATGCCGGGGAAAGGAGGGGTCTGGAAAGTGGTCTTTAAACCCCCGACTTCCGATGCTGAGTTTTTAGAAAGGTTGCACCTCTTCCTGGCGAGAGAGGGGTGGACCGTGCAAGATGTTGCCCGCGTCCTTGGCTTTCAGAACCCCGCTCCCGCCCCAGGCCCAGATATGCCTGCAGAGATGCTAAACTATATTTTGGATAACGTTATTCAGCCTCTTGTTGAGTCCATATGGTACAAGAAGCTGACGCTCTTCTCGGGGAGGGACATCCCGGGGCCCGGGGAGGAGACCTTTGATCCCTGGCTGGAACACACTCATGAGGTTTTAGAGGAGTGGCAGGTGTCTGATTTAGAAAAGAGGCGGCGATTGATGGAGAGTCTTAGAGGCCCTGCCGCTGATGTCATCCGCATCCTCAAGACTAACAACCCTTCCATAACCACTGCCGAATGCCTGAAGGCGCTCGAGCAGGTGTTTGGCAGCGTGGAGAGCTCTAGGGATGCGCAGGTCAGATTTCTGAACACTTACCAGAACCCGGGAGAGAAGTTGTCTGCCTATGTCATTCGTCTGGAGCCTCTTCTGCAGAAGGTGGTGGAGAAGGGGGCCATAGATAAAGATAACGTGAACCAGGCCCGCCTGGAACAGGTCATTGCAGGGGCCAACCACAGTGGGGCCATCCGAAGGCAGCTGTGGCTGacgggggctggggaagggcctGCCCCTAACCTCTTCCAGCTGCTGGTGCAGATCCGGGAGGAGGAggccaaggaggaggaggaggaggctgaggttgCCCTCCTGCAGTTAGGCCTGGAGGGGCACTTCTGA
- the DNAL1 gene encoding dynein light chain 1, axonemal isoform X1, translating to MAKATTIKEALARWEEKTSQKPSEAKEIKLYAQIPPIEKMDASLSTLANCEKLSLSTNCIEKIANLNGLKNLRILSLGRNNIKNLNGLEAVGDTLEELWISYNFIEKLKGIHVMKKLKILYMSNNLVKDWAEFVKLAELPCLEDLVFVGNPLEEKHSADGNWVEEATKRVPKLKKLDGTPVIKEDEEEDN from the exons GAAGAGAAAACCAGTCAGAAGCCATCCGAAGCCAAAGAGATTAAGCTTTATGCTCAGATTCCCCCTATAGAGAAGATGGATGCCTCCTTGTCCACACTTGCTAATTGCGA gaaGCTTTCACTGTCTACAAACTGCATTGAAAAAATTGCCAACCTCAATGGCTTAA AAAACTTGAGGATATTGTCTTTAGGAAGAAACAACATAAAGAACTTAAATGGACTG gaaGCAGTAGGGGACACATTAGAAGAACTATGGATCTCCTACAATTTTATTGAGAAGTTGAAAGGGATCCATgtaatgaagaaattgaagattcTCTACATGTCTAATAACCTCGTAAAAGACTGGG CTGAATTTGTAAAGCTGGCAGAATTGCCATGTCTGGAAGACCTGGTGTTTGTAGGCAATCCCCTGGAAGAGAAACATTCTGCTGATGGAAACTGGGTTGAAGAGGCCACCAAGAGAGTTCCCAAACTGAAAAAGCTGGATG gtaCCCCAGTAATTaaagaggatgaggaagaagatAACTAA
- the DNAL1 gene encoding dynein light chain 1, axonemal isoform X2: MEEKTSQKPSEAKEIKLYAQIPPIEKMDASLSTLANCEKLSLSTNCIEKIANLNGLKNLRILSLGRNNIKNLNGLEAVGDTLEELWISYNFIEKLKGIHVMKKLKILYMSNNLVKDWAEFVKLAELPCLEDLVFVGNPLEEKHSADGNWVEEATKRVPKLKKLDGTPVIKEDEEEDN, from the exons GAAGAGAAAACCAGTCAGAAGCCATCCGAAGCCAAAGAGATTAAGCTTTATGCTCAGATTCCCCCTATAGAGAAGATGGATGCCTCCTTGTCCACACTTGCTAATTGCGA gaaGCTTTCACTGTCTACAAACTGCATTGAAAAAATTGCCAACCTCAATGGCTTAA AAAACTTGAGGATATTGTCTTTAGGAAGAAACAACATAAAGAACTTAAATGGACTG gaaGCAGTAGGGGACACATTAGAAGAACTATGGATCTCCTACAATTTTATTGAGAAGTTGAAAGGGATCCATgtaatgaagaaattgaagattcTCTACATGTCTAATAACCTCGTAAAAGACTGGG CTGAATTTGTAAAGCTGGCAGAATTGCCATGTCTGGAAGACCTGGTGTTTGTAGGCAATCCCCTGGAAGAGAAACATTCTGCTGATGGAAACTGGGTTGAAGAGGCCACCAAGAGAGTTCCCAAACTGAAAAAGCTGGATG gtaCCCCAGTAATTaaagaggatgaggaagaagatAACTAA